Proteins co-encoded in one Cupriavidus metallidurans CH34 genomic window:
- a CDS encoding LysR family transcriptional regulator: MNTRQLRHFLALLDTGSLAAAAESVHLSQPALSRSIRALEDMLGVPLFDRNDRRLRPTTYAIAYAPRARSMLSDEKEGLRTLGLMQSGDLGTFSVGMGSSLATPILRPMLAELLRTSPGLRLRSLIDTSERLLDALHAERIDFFVGDTRVAKLHDGLAIESIFPCTFGWYARRDHPLANNENVSAAQIREYPLIAPGYFEPSLGQRLAQLYELPAPVQDQFALISDDIGTVLEIVASTDAVVPLTDLAAISALKSQLIVELAVRPALELDLTLGIVRHGNRTMAPATMMAFEIIRQRFAMAASEIATIKGLAADR, encoded by the coding sequence ATGAATACGCGTCAACTACGCCACTTTCTGGCCCTTCTCGATACTGGCTCATTGGCCGCGGCGGCCGAATCGGTTCATCTGAGCCAGCCAGCGCTATCTCGCAGCATCCGCGCGCTTGAAGACATGCTTGGCGTGCCGCTGTTCGACAGGAATGACCGGCGGCTGCGCCCGACCACCTATGCCATCGCCTATGCGCCCCGCGCGCGCAGCATGCTTTCCGACGAAAAAGAAGGCCTGCGGACACTCGGCCTGATGCAGTCCGGTGATCTCGGCACGTTCTCGGTAGGCATGGGCTCTTCGCTTGCCACGCCAATCCTGCGCCCAATGCTGGCCGAACTGCTGCGCACATCGCCTGGACTGCGGCTGCGCAGCCTGATCGACACGTCCGAGCGACTCCTCGATGCCCTGCATGCCGAACGCATCGACTTCTTCGTCGGCGACACCCGCGTGGCAAAGCTGCACGATGGGCTGGCGATCGAATCCATCTTTCCTTGCACATTTGGCTGGTATGCGCGGCGCGATCACCCGCTCGCAAACAACGAAAATGTCAGCGCCGCGCAGATCCGCGAGTACCCTCTGATCGCGCCCGGCTACTTCGAACCATCGCTGGGACAGCGGCTTGCGCAACTCTACGAACTGCCCGCGCCCGTGCAGGACCAGTTCGCGCTGATCTCGGACGACATCGGCACCGTACTGGAGATCGTGGCATCCACCGATGCAGTTGTCCCGCTGACGGACCTTGCCGCGATCTCCGCGCTCAAATCACAGCTCATTGTCGAACTTGCCGTACGGCCCGCACTGGAACTGGACTTGACGCTCGGTATCGTCCGGCATGGCAACCGCACCATGGCGCCCGCGACCATGATGGCCTTCGAGATCATCCGCCAGCGCTTCGCCATGGCGGCAAGCGAGATTGCCACCATCAAAGGACTTGCGGCGGATCGGTGA
- a CDS encoding porin: MKKSASLWLLAATVVPGTTYAESGVNLYGIVSSAVRYTSNLDGRHHDQVALVSGGMVGSRFGLRGSEDLGGGNRAIFQLEAGIGSDDGRAAYNAFFGRQAWAGLSGNWGSLTFGRQYNALNNIGWAFNPLDQGWGNFWSDPLYVGGDIFFQDYRINNSVVYQNTVGPFSVQLDYGAGEQPGNQSRGTTLGGGVKYQQGPLALGVAYDQRSSTDGTNTIRNYSVGGSYAFGKATAYLGHMGRRETASDASFATSFIGLGYQLTPALHLSGAYYRYQQRGAVTTQFQETPILLGSGNADSVALVGDYALSKRTSLYVEADVVYARGGTVGRETEYWAGTPVTDIDSTTRVGVMVGMRHQF, from the coding sequence ATGAAGAAGTCAGCCAGCCTCTGGCTGCTTGCCGCCACCGTCGTGCCCGGCACCACTTACGCCGAATCCGGTGTGAACCTGTACGGCATCGTCAGTTCGGCGGTGCGCTATACCTCGAACCTCGATGGCCGGCATCATGACCAGGTCGCGCTCGTATCGGGCGGCATGGTAGGCAGCCGCTTCGGCCTGCGGGGCTCCGAGGACCTTGGGGGCGGCAACAGGGCCATCTTCCAGCTCGAGGCCGGCATCGGCAGCGACGATGGCCGCGCGGCCTACAACGCATTTTTCGGCCGCCAGGCCTGGGCCGGTCTCTCCGGCAACTGGGGCAGTCTGACCTTCGGGCGCCAGTACAACGCGCTCAACAACATCGGCTGGGCGTTCAATCCGCTCGATCAGGGCTGGGGCAACTTCTGGTCCGACCCGCTGTACGTCGGCGGCGACATCTTCTTCCAGGACTACCGCATCAACAACAGCGTGGTCTATCAAAACACGGTCGGCCCGTTCTCCGTCCAGCTCGACTACGGCGCGGGCGAGCAACCCGGCAACCAGAGCCGCGGCACCACGCTCGGCGGCGGCGTGAAATACCAGCAGGGACCGCTGGCGCTGGGCGTAGCCTACGACCAGCGCAGCAGCACCGATGGCACGAACACGATCCGCAATTACTCGGTGGGCGGGTCCTACGCGTTCGGCAAGGCCACGGCCTACCTGGGCCACATGGGACGTCGCGAAACAGCCAGCGATGCCTCATTCGCCACCTCGTTCATCGGCCTCGGCTATCAGCTCACCCCTGCGCTGCATCTGTCTGGCGCCTATTACCGCTACCAGCAACGCGGGGCCGTGACCACGCAGTTCCAGGAGACACCCATCCTGCTGGGCAGCGGCAACGCCGACAGCGTCGCCCTGGTCGGCGACTACGCGCTCTCCAAGCGCACCAGCCTGTACGTAGAGGCCGATGTCGTCTACGCGCGCGGCGGCACCGTCGGCCGCGAGACCGAGTATTGGGCTGGCACGCCGGTGACCGACATCGACAGCACCACACGCGTGGGCGTCATGGTCGGCATGCGCCATCAGTTCTGA
- a CDS encoding cupin domain-containing protein produces MSLPHLSSGQTASVLPLGTDLAQTPSSALFKAPHLEVARLVMLAGKRLPQHAVPGPVTIQCLEGEIEVTLGSVAQRLRHGDLLYLAGGEPHDVAALSDASLLLTIVLLNHG; encoded by the coding sequence ATGTCACTGCCCCATCTTTCGTCTGGCCAGACCGCGAGCGTCCTGCCGCTCGGCACGGACCTGGCGCAAACACCGAGTAGCGCGCTGTTCAAGGCCCCCCACCTCGAAGTTGCCCGGCTCGTCATGCTGGCCGGCAAGCGGCTGCCACAGCACGCGGTACCCGGCCCGGTCACGATTCAATGTCTCGAAGGCGAAATCGAGGTAACGCTCGGCAGCGTTGCCCAACGGCTTCGACACGGCGATCTGCTCTACCTCGCTGGCGGGGAGCCGCACGACGTGGCGGCGCTCAGCGATGCGTCGCTGCTGTTGACGATCGTGCTGCTGAATCACGGCTGA
- the panE gene encoding 2-dehydropantoate 2-reductase, which translates to MRILVVGVGATGGYFGARLLQAGRDVTFLVRPRRAAQLAEHGLRVKSPHGDLHFPNPPVVLSEQITQPYDVVLLSCKAYDLESAMDGFAPAMGPNTVIIPLLNGMQHLDRLDARFGAGRVMGGRCLISSTLDDQGTILHLSSFHVLSFGERPSGSSERALALAAAFSDAGFDVQRSDAMLQDMWEKWLFLATLASATCLMRATIGDILAAPRGRETIAALLGECAGVAAANGYPARGPVLEQAKTTLFAEGSPLTASMLRDLERGGAIESDQIVGDMLARRGQTAAPTLEMALTSLKAYEARRARGG; encoded by the coding sequence ATGCGAATTCTGGTTGTCGGAGTGGGAGCCACGGGTGGCTACTTTGGCGCGCGGCTGCTGCAGGCCGGGCGTGATGTGACGTTCCTGGTGCGCCCCCGCCGCGCCGCGCAACTGGCCGAACACGGCCTGCGAGTTAAGAGCCCGCACGGCGACCTGCATTTCCCGAATCCCCCTGTGGTGTTGTCCGAGCAGATCACGCAGCCTTATGACGTGGTGTTGCTGAGCTGCAAGGCGTACGACCTCGAAAGCGCCATGGATGGCTTCGCGCCCGCCATGGGGCCGAACACGGTCATCATCCCGTTGCTCAACGGCATGCAGCATCTGGATCGCCTCGATGCGCGTTTCGGCGCCGGGCGTGTCATGGGGGGCCGCTGCCTGATCTCCAGCACGCTCGATGACCAGGGCACCATTCTTCATCTGTCGAGCTTCCACGTTCTGTCGTTTGGCGAGCGCCCTTCGGGCAGCAGTGAGCGCGCGCTGGCCTTGGCCGCCGCTTTCAGCGATGCCGGCTTCGACGTCCAACGCAGCGACGCCATGCTGCAGGACATGTGGGAGAAATGGCTGTTCCTTGCCACGCTGGCATCGGCTACCTGCCTGATGCGAGCGACCATCGGCGATATTCTCGCCGCGCCACGCGGGCGCGAGACCATCGCGGCGTTGCTTGGCGAATGCGCCGGCGTTGCGGCCGCCAATGGCTATCCGGCCCGGGGCCCCGTACTGGAGCAGGCGAAGACCACGCTGTTTGCCGAAGGATCGCCGCTGACGGCCTCGATGCTGCGCGACCTAGAGCGCGGCGGGGCGATCGAATCGGACCAGATCGTGGGTGACATGCTGGCCCGCCGTGGCCAGACCGCAGCGCCCACGCTGGAGATGGCGCTGACCAGCCTGAAAGCCTACGAAGCGCGCCGCGCGCGCGGAGGCTGA
- a CDS encoding EF-hand domain-containing protein, producing MSHRFAAAGAVFALLLLSATAGAQTQPQPQPPANAQEAKAKFTEKFNEADANHDGKLTREEAEAGMPHVAKDFDKIDAKKKGYVTQKQVGAYYAAKAKQRRAQDPGNLN from the coding sequence ATGAGCCATCGTTTCGCCGCTGCCGGCGCAGTGTTCGCGTTGTTGTTGCTGTCCGCCACCGCTGGCGCACAGACACAACCGCAGCCGCAACCACCCGCGAACGCGCAGGAAGCCAAGGCGAAGTTCACGGAGAAGTTCAACGAGGCGGATGCCAACCACGATGGCAAGCTGACGCGCGAGGAAGCCGAGGCAGGAATGCCGCACGTGGCGAAGGACTTCGACAAGATCGATGCCAAGAAGAAGGGCTACGTCACGCAGAAGCAGGTTGGCGCGTACTACGCCGCCAAGGCGAAGCAGCGCCGCGCTCAGGACCCGGGCAACCTGAACTGA
- a CDS encoding enoyl-CoA hydratase, with protein sequence MIPEIQAGLERGVLTLTISRADKKNALTNDMYGALADAIENASTDASVRVVLIQADGDSFTAGNDIGEFAAQATGNAPKERHVVRFLHSLANATVPIVAAVQGKAVGVGTTMLLHCDYVVLADDAQLITPFVNLALVPEAASSYLLPLRIGHARAFEMFSLGDPLPADTAVAWGIANRTVPGDQLRAEGRRIAEKIATKPSGSLTAMKRLMREAEKLVAQMDAESSTFVERLRSAEAKEAFAAFVQKRQPDFSRIAKQ encoded by the coding sequence GTGATTCCGGAAATCCAAGCAGGACTTGAACGTGGCGTGCTGACCCTCACGATTTCGCGAGCGGACAAGAAGAACGCGCTGACCAACGACATGTACGGCGCCCTGGCGGACGCCATCGAGAATGCATCGACCGACGCATCGGTCCGGGTCGTGCTGATTCAGGCTGACGGTGATTCCTTCACGGCCGGCAACGACATCGGGGAGTTCGCGGCCCAGGCCACCGGGAACGCACCCAAGGAGCGCCATGTCGTGCGATTCCTGCATAGCCTGGCGAATGCCACAGTGCCGATCGTCGCGGCAGTCCAGGGCAAGGCCGTCGGCGTCGGCACGACCATGCTGCTGCATTGTGACTATGTGGTTCTGGCCGACGATGCGCAGTTGATCACGCCGTTCGTGAACCTCGCGCTTGTGCCCGAGGCAGCGTCGAGCTACCTGCTGCCGTTGCGCATCGGCCACGCGCGCGCGTTTGAAATGTTCTCGCTGGGCGATCCGTTGCCGGCGGACACCGCCGTGGCATGGGGCATCGCGAACCGGACGGTTCCGGGCGACCAGCTGCGCGCGGAAGGCCGACGCATCGCGGAAAAGATCGCCACCAAGCCGTCCGGCTCTCTGACGGCAATGAAGCGTCTGATGCGGGAGGCCGAGAAACTGGTCGCGCAGATGGACGCCGAGAGTTCGACGTTCGTGGAGCGGCTGCGCAGCGCGGAAGCGAAGGAAGCCTTCGCGGCGTTTGTCCAGAAGCGCCAGCCGGACTTCAGCAGGATCGCCAAGCAGTGA
- a CDS encoding Crp/Fnr family transcriptional regulator, which yields MSSSLDQVNALLAQHDWFCALSPAHQALAASETVVREYPAGGYIARRGEFSRYWIGVDTGLIKLAVYTPDGRGCTFSGVPAGGWCGEGSVIKREDRRYDVIAIRDSRVLLVPEAVFNMLLSDSLPFAGFVVRQLNERMGQFIATVQNDRLLGADARVAQAVAQLFHPALYPKTTEVLELSQEEIGLLTGLSRQRVNQALRRLEAGGMVSLAYQTIRVTDLEGLRRFGLSEL from the coding sequence ATGTCTTCGTCCCTTGATCAGGTTAACGCCCTGCTGGCCCAGCATGACTGGTTTTGTGCGCTGTCCCCGGCGCATCAGGCGCTGGCGGCGTCCGAAACCGTTGTCCGCGAATACCCCGCAGGCGGCTATATCGCCCGGCGCGGCGAGTTCTCGCGCTACTGGATCGGGGTGGATACGGGGCTGATCAAGCTCGCGGTCTATACGCCGGACGGGCGCGGTTGCACGTTTTCCGGCGTGCCCGCCGGAGGCTGGTGCGGCGAAGGCAGCGTGATCAAGCGCGAGGATCGCCGCTACGACGTGATCGCGATCCGCGACTCGCGCGTGCTGCTGGTGCCGGAGGCGGTTTTCAACATGCTGCTGTCGGACAGCCTGCCGTTCGCGGGTTTCGTGGTGCGGCAGCTCAACGAGCGCATGGGCCAGTTCATTGCCACGGTGCAGAACGATCGGCTGCTTGGCGCCGATGCGCGCGTCGCACAGGCCGTCGCGCAATTGTTCCATCCGGCGCTGTACCCGAAAACCACGGAAGTGCTGGAACTCTCACAGGAAGAGATTGGCCTGCTGACCGGTCTGTCGCGCCAGCGTGTGAATCAGGCGTTGCGCCGGCTGGAGGCTGGCGGCATGGTCAGCCTCGCCTACCAGACCATCAGGGTGACCGATCTCGAGGGATTGCGACGCTTCGGCTTGTCGGAGTTGTAA
- a CDS encoding MarR family winged helix-turn-helix transcriptional regulator, translating to MNPRLVYLLNVGQRRLHRWTQARTAAGGVTASQAGMLFFLGKNDGALMSEAGAALDLGAPGVSGLVDRMERAGLVERGLDEHDRRAFRIWLTDAGRTALKRSRSNLTELNARLTEGFTAAEIDVVARWLTSLQDKFPASDDE from the coding sequence TTGAATCCTCGACTTGTCTACCTCCTGAATGTCGGTCAGCGTCGGCTGCATCGATGGACACAGGCGCGCACCGCCGCCGGTGGCGTCACCGCATCGCAGGCCGGAATGCTGTTCTTCCTCGGCAAGAACGATGGCGCGTTGATGAGCGAGGCAGGCGCGGCGCTCGACCTTGGCGCGCCGGGCGTGAGCGGGCTGGTGGATCGCATGGAGCGGGCGGGGCTGGTCGAACGCGGCCTGGACGAGCACGATCGCCGGGCCTTCCGCATCTGGCTGACCGATGCCGGACGCACCGCGCTCAAGCGCTCCCGGTCGAATCTCACCGAACTGAATGCCCGATTGACCGAGGGGTTCACGGCCGCCGAGATCGATGTGGTGGCGCGCTGGCTGACGAGCCTGCAGGACAAGTTCCCGGCCAGCGACGACGAGTGA
- a CDS encoding alpha/beta hydrolase family protein — MREILFKVGLASLAACTTLGASAQSTTACNGAGCGFGGGGLLNQQTTLRLSAAQLAALLGSTDDGRQLMQVAGVPRCDIEIVTLRYRTVGGAGEPANASAALMIPGGAACSGPRPTLLYAHGTTTYKKYNLADITQTDPRNGDGASEGISVAAMYAAQGYIVVASNYAGYAGSDLDYHPYLNGAQQSADMVGALAAARVVMRAPGGGRNVQESGKLFVTGYSQGGYVAMATHRLLQAAGIPVTASAPGSGPYALAAMGDALVAGQVGIGSTVFAVLVTTSYQRSYQNLYRKPSDFYESAYAPGIASLLPSMNSLDKIFTQGKLPPTQLFNSTPPASQFASLTPPKAPPLASPDLTPVFALGFGNADLVRNDYRLAMLEDALVNPDGAFPSSTVSMAPATRPVQPLRVDFKINDLRNWQPRAPVQLCGGHDDPTVFFFNATVQQAYWSSAKVPAGLTSVLDVDAPIAGPSDPYAALKQGFSLAKMNVAAQAVAAGAQDGGASAVIQAYHGTLVAPFCMVAARAFFGQF, encoded by the coding sequence ATGCGGGAAATCCTGTTCAAGGTGGGCCTTGCCTCGCTGGCGGCCTGCACCACGCTGGGCGCCAGCGCTCAGAGCACCACGGCATGCAATGGGGCCGGTTGCGGCTTTGGCGGAGGTGGTCTGCTGAACCAGCAGACCACCTTGCGCCTGAGCGCGGCCCAACTGGCGGCACTGCTCGGATCCACTGACGATGGACGCCAGCTCATGCAGGTTGCGGGCGTGCCACGGTGCGACATCGAGATCGTGACGCTGCGCTACCGCACGGTGGGCGGCGCCGGGGAACCGGCGAACGCCAGCGCCGCGCTGATGATTCCCGGTGGCGCGGCCTGCAGTGGTCCGCGCCCGACGCTGCTGTACGCACACGGCACCACGACATACAAGAAGTACAACCTCGCCGATATCACGCAGACCGACCCGCGTAACGGCGACGGCGCGTCGGAGGGCATCAGCGTGGCTGCGATGTACGCGGCGCAGGGCTATATCGTCGTGGCCAGCAACTATGCCGGCTATGCGGGCTCGGATCTCGACTATCACCCGTACCTGAATGGGGCGCAGCAATCGGCCGACATGGTGGGCGCGCTTGCCGCCGCGCGTGTCGTCATGCGGGCGCCGGGTGGCGGGCGCAACGTGCAGGAGAGCGGCAAGCTCTTCGTCACCGGATATTCGCAGGGTGGCTACGTGGCGATGGCCACGCACCGGCTGCTGCAGGCTGCCGGGATTCCGGTGACCGCGTCGGCGCCGGGGTCGGGGCCGTATGCACTGGCGGCAATGGGCGACGCACTGGTGGCCGGACAGGTGGGTATCGGTTCCACGGTGTTCGCCGTGCTCGTCACCACGAGCTACCAGCGGTCCTACCAGAATCTCTACCGCAAGCCGTCCGACTTCTACGAGTCGGCCTATGCGCCAGGCATCGCCAGCCTGCTGCCGAGCATGAATTCGCTCGACAAGATCTTCACGCAGGGCAAGTTGCCGCCTACTCAGCTCTTCAACAGTACGCCGCCGGCCTCGCAGTTCGCATCGCTGACGCCGCCGAAGGCGCCGCCGCTGGCATCGCCAGACCTGACGCCGGTGTTCGCGCTCGGTTTCGGCAACGCTGACCTCGTGCGCAACGACTACCGGCTGGCCATGCTTGAAGATGCGCTGGTCAATCCGGACGGCGCGTTCCCGAGTTCGACCGTGTCGATGGCGCCGGCAACGCGGCCCGTGCAACCGCTGCGCGTGGACTTCAAGATCAACGATCTACGCAACTGGCAGCCACGCGCGCCGGTCCAGCTATGCGGCGGGCATGACGACCCCACCGTGTTCTTCTTCAACGCCACGGTGCAGCAGGCGTACTGGAGCAGCGCGAAGGTGCCGGCGGGCCTGACCAGCGTGCTGGATGTGGATGCGCCCATCGCCGGCCCAAGCGACCCCTATGCGGCGCTCAAACAAGGCTTCTCGTTGGCGAAGATGAATGTTGCCGCACAGGCGGTGGCGGCGGGTGCGCAGGATGGCGGCGCGTCGGCGGTCATCCAGGCGTATCACGGCACGCTGGTGGCACCGTTCTGCATGGTCGCCGCGCGAGCGTTCTTCGGACAGTTTTGA
- a CDS encoding HAD-IA family hydrolase: protein MRLAGISAISLDLDDTLWAFEPAVVRAEQVLHDWLLQQAPKSAPILSSPQVLRDLRVQFEAMRPELAGNMRALRLGSIRLVLDMSNEDPGLAEAAYDAFYAARQQVDFFDDALPALEWLSQRFPLVAVSNGNANLKLTGGHQFFRASLNPQSFGSGKPGAAIFHAAADAAGCAPGRMLHVGDDPDLDVAGAIAAGAQAAWVVRSEEASAAQWSRSSPPPHLIVRDLRALCQALDA, encoded by the coding sequence ATGCGTCTGGCCGGTATCTCCGCAATATCTCTCGATCTCGACGACACCCTTTGGGCTTTCGAACCTGCCGTCGTGCGCGCGGAACAGGTCCTGCATGACTGGTTGCTGCAGCAAGCGCCCAAATCCGCACCGATCCTTTCATCGCCCCAGGTGCTGCGTGACCTCCGCGTCCAGTTCGAGGCCATGCGCCCCGAACTGGCTGGCAACATGCGCGCGCTGCGGCTGGGCTCGATCCGGCTGGTGCTCGACATGTCGAACGAAGACCCCGGCCTTGCCGAGGCCGCCTACGACGCTTTCTACGCTGCGCGCCAGCAGGTCGATTTCTTCGACGATGCGCTGCCCGCGCTGGAATGGCTGAGCCAGCGGTTTCCACTCGTCGCGGTATCGAATGGCAATGCGAATCTCAAGCTGACTGGCGGGCACCAGTTCTTCCGGGCATCGCTGAACCCGCAGAGCTTCGGCAGCGGCAAACCCGGCGCCGCGATTTTCCACGCGGCAGCCGATGCAGCCGGATGCGCGCCCGGCCGAATGCTTCACGTCGGTGACGATCCCGACCTCGACGTAGCCGGCGCGATCGCCGCCGGCGCACAGGCCGCATGGGTGGTGCGCTCCGAAGAGGCGTCCGCCGCGCAATGGTCACGCAGCAGCCCGCCTCCGCACCTGATCGTTCGCGATCTGCGGGCGCTGTGTCAGGCACTGGACGCCTGA
- a CDS encoding acyl-CoA synthetase, translating into MPTDYDTGLARNPANYVPITPLDFIARAAEVYGDRLAIVHGTVRQNWRDTYARCRRLASALTRAGVGKGDTVAALLPNTPAMVEAHFGVPMAGAVLNALNIRLDAANLVFMLRHGEAKVLLADTEFADAARQMAREVRGLKVIAVEDVLGPDAERFGDTDYESFLASGDPEFDWKMPGDEWDAIALNYTSGTTGDPKGVVYHHRGAAMNAISNILEWDMAKHPVYLWTLPMFHCNGWCFPWTVAARAGVNVCLRKFEPKLVFDLMRDEGVTHYCAAPIVHTALVNAPPSWREGLRGPVRGMVAGAPPPAAVLAQMEAMGFDLSHVYGLTEVYGPAAVCAEQDAWHTVSQEERAVLKARQGVRYHLQSGVTVLDPDTMQPVPRDGETIGEIMFRGNICMKGYLKNDKATREAFAGGWFHTGDLGVCMPDGYIKIKDRSKDIIISGGENISSVEVEDALYRHPAVLAAAVVAQPDAKWGETPCAFVELKDGASVTAEELIAHCRTLLAGFKVPKAVYFGPLPKTSTGKIQKFELRKKMQSNAAIDV; encoded by the coding sequence ATGCCGACCGACTACGACACCGGACTGGCCCGCAACCCCGCCAACTACGTTCCGATCACCCCGCTCGACTTCATCGCCCGCGCGGCCGAGGTCTACGGCGATCGCCTGGCCATCGTGCATGGCACGGTGCGCCAGAACTGGCGCGACACCTACGCGCGCTGCCGGCGCCTGGCCAGCGCGCTGACCCGCGCGGGCGTGGGCAAGGGCGATACCGTGGCGGCGCTGCTGCCCAACACCCCGGCGATGGTCGAGGCGCACTTCGGCGTGCCGATGGCCGGTGCGGTGCTGAATGCACTCAACATCCGCCTGGACGCCGCCAACCTGGTCTTCATGCTGCGCCACGGCGAAGCCAAGGTGCTGCTGGCGGACACCGAGTTCGCCGATGCCGCCCGTCAGATGGCGCGCGAGGTGCGTGGACTCAAGGTGATCGCGGTGGAAGACGTGCTCGGGCCCGACGCCGAGCGGTTCGGTGACACCGATTACGAGTCCTTCCTGGCCAGCGGCGATCCGGAATTCGACTGGAAGATGCCCGGCGACGAGTGGGACGCCATTGCCCTGAACTACACGTCGGGCACTACCGGCGACCCGAAGGGCGTGGTCTATCACCATCGCGGCGCGGCCATGAACGCCATCTCCAACATCCTGGAGTGGGACATGGCCAAGCATCCGGTCTACCTGTGGACGCTGCCGATGTTCCACTGCAACGGCTGGTGCTTCCCGTGGACAGTCGCGGCCCGCGCCGGCGTGAACGTCTGCCTGCGCAAGTTCGAGCCGAAGCTCGTCTTCGACCTGATGCGCGACGAAGGTGTGACGCACTACTGCGCCGCGCCGATCGTCCACACCGCGCTGGTCAACGCGCCGCCGTCGTGGCGCGAAGGGCTGCGCGGGCCGGTGCGCGGCATGGTGGCGGGCGCCCCGCCCCCGGCGGCGGTGCTGGCGCAGATGGAAGCGATGGGTTTCGACCTGTCGCATGTCTACGGCCTGACCGAGGTCTACGGCCCGGCCGCGGTCTGCGCGGAGCAGGACGCCTGGCACACGGTGTCGCAGGAAGAACGCGCGGTGCTGAAGGCGCGCCAGGGCGTGCGCTATCACCTGCAGTCCGGCGTCACGGTGCTGGACCCGGATACGATGCAGCCCGTACCGCGCGACGGCGAGACCATCGGCGAAATCATGTTCCGCGGCAACATCTGCATGAAGGGTTACCTCAAGAACGACAAGGCCACGCGCGAGGCGTTCGCGGGCGGCTGGTTCCATACGGGCGACCTTGGCGTGTGCATGCCTGACGGCTACATCAAGATCAAGGACCGCAGCAAGGACATCATCATCTCCGGCGGGGAGAACATTTCCAGCGTCGAGGTGGAAGACGCGCTCTACCGCCACCCCGCGGTGCTGGCCGCCGCCGTGGTGGCGCAGCCGGATGCCAAGTGGGGCGAGACGCCGTGCGCGTTCGTCGAACTGAAGGATGGCGCAAGCGTCACGGCCGAAGAACTGATTGCACATTGCCGCACGCTGCTGGCCGGCTTCAAGGTGCCGAAGGCGGTCTACTTCGGGCCGCTGCCCAAGACCTCTACCGGCAAGATCCAGAAGTTCGAACTGCGCAAGAAGATGCAGTCGAACGCTGCCATCGACGTCTGA
- a CDS encoding gamma-glutamyl-gamma-aminobutyrate hydrolase family protein encodes MSSAPIQKSLLPVVAIITDRIDLHRHPAYSVLGGYVRAVSEIAGAQPLLLPACADAIDADTLIDTLDGIVLTGSPSNIAAERYGATPLPAMTCQDPHRDAAVFGLLPALIDAGVPILGICRGFQELNVLHGGTLERAVHAQPGRLDHREGDHDRPIQQWYDDSHDIHIVPGGWLAGIAGRSAAVNSLHHQGVERLGAGLRIEATAPDGLVEAFSLANAAQFTLAVQWHPEMRIDDCGLAKAIFSEFGRACGERRATRTRASRPTFPA; translated from the coding sequence ATGTCATCCGCCCCAATTCAAAAGTCACTTCTTCCGGTCGTGGCGATCATCACGGATCGTATCGACCTCCACAGGCATCCGGCTTACTCGGTTCTCGGTGGCTATGTGCGGGCTGTTAGCGAGATTGCCGGTGCGCAGCCGCTGCTGCTCCCGGCGTGCGCCGACGCCATCGATGCCGACACGTTGATCGACACGCTGGACGGCATCGTCCTGACCGGCAGTCCGTCCAACATCGCGGCGGAAAGGTATGGAGCCACGCCCCTGCCGGCAATGACATGCCAGGACCCCCACCGTGACGCCGCGGTTTTTGGTCTGCTGCCAGCCCTGATCGATGCCGGGGTCCCAATACTGGGGATTTGCCGTGGCTTTCAGGAGTTGAACGTCTTGCATGGCGGCACGCTCGAGCGCGCGGTGCACGCCCAGCCTGGCCGACTGGATCATCGGGAGGGCGACCACGACCGACCGATCCAGCAGTGGTACGACGATAGCCACGATATTCACATCGTGCCTGGCGGCTGGCTGGCAGGGATCGCCGGGCGTTCGGCCGCGGTCAATTCGCTGCATCACCAGGGCGTCGAGCGGCTCGGTGCCGGACTGCGTATCGAAGCGACGGCGCCCGATGGACTCGTGGAGGCGTTCTCGCTTGCCAACGCAGCGCAATTCACGCTTGCCGTCCAGTGGCATCCGGAGATGCGTATCGACGATTGCGGCCTGGCCAAAGCGATCTTTTCCGAGTTTGGACGCGCATGTGGCGAACGTCGCGCCACTCGGACGCGCGCATCCAGACCGACATTCCCTGCCTGA